GAAATTTTTGGTGTGGTCGTCACAATTCTTTGCAATAACGTTAAAAGCCATTCTTCGAAACATTTGCTCGGCCTGCGGATAGGGGAGTTTTAATATTCTCATGGTTTGAAAGAGTTGCTCGTAACTAAAGCTTTGCATGTCGTTAAAATCGAAATGCTGGATGGCACAAAAAGTTTGTATGTGGTGTTTTGTATCGTTTGCTTCTCTGTCAAAACGTTTGGTCATAAAGTGTGCGCGACCTTTTTCTTCTAGTAAAATAGAGTCCATCATATCAATACCGCAGTCTTTTGCCATATTATAATACGCCATTTCTATTCTGCCGTAGCCTTTACTTTTTCCAAATTGTGCATCACTTACACCGTCTAATTTTATAAGCCAATGTTCAAAACCTTTAGGTGCGTTTGTTTGTCCAGATCGTACTTGTCCTGTTTTTTTATTATAAGCAATAATGGCTTTTGGTCGAGCACCACCTGCAGAGGTTCCTATTTTTAGAATATCTAACATGGCTTGCTGTTCGTCTTTATTTATATTGGTTTCAAATCCTTCACGTTTACTAAGCATGCGTTGCGCGATTTCAACCAAACTGTGTATTTCTACTTTAAAGGTTCGTTTATTGGGTTTTAACTGTGTGGGTTCAAATTCTAAAGCTCCCATGCCGCGGGTACCTATAAAGCATAGTTGTTCAATAGGGTTCATGCTGTTTTCTGGACGTCCTTGTTGTGCTAACCAGCTATTTATAAGTTGATTTCCATATTTATCTGGTAACACATCGGCTAATAATCCTGGTAAGCCTTTAAACGTATCATAACCACCATTCCTTAACATGCGTAATTCGGGAAATGAAAATATTTGTGTTCCAGAGTGAATGGGCATTTTAATAGGCGCTAAATCGATATTTGTTGCTTTAAATTTGGGTTCGTATTCAAAACTG
The nucleotide sequence above comes from Flavobacteriaceae bacterium HL-DH10. Encoded proteins:
- a CDS encoding type II toxin-antitoxin system HipA family toxin yields the protein MVNTKTAFVKIWNQIVGAVSWDETTGIASFEYEPKFKATNIDLAPIKMPIHSGTQIFSFPELRMLRNGGYDTFKGLPGLLADVLPDKYGNQLINSWLAQQGRPENSMNPIEQLCFIGTRGMGALEFEPTQLKPNKRTFKVEIHSLVEIAQRMLSKREGFETNINKDEQQAMLDILKIGTSAGGARPKAIIAYNKKTGQVRSGQTNAPKGFEHWLIKLDGVSDAQFGKSKGYGRIEMAYYNMAKDCGIDMMDSILLEEKGRAHFMTKRFDREANDTKHHIQTFCAIQHFDFNDMQSFSYEQLFQTMRILKLPYPQAEQMFRRMAFNVIAKNCDDHTKNFAFRLKQGQPWELAPAYDICYAYRPDSFWVSQHALSINGKRKDFTRHDLLSVAKSMNIKKADNIITEINQVVSNWNAYAEDVNAKPELRDNIANNLLLL